The following coding sequences lie in one Spirosoma sp. KUDC1026 genomic window:
- a CDS encoding ABC transporter ATP-binding protein produces the protein MAESTHLQPPPTPVQRLIRLLGTEQKDIGYILLFATITGLISLTLPLGVQAVFNLVSSGLLFSSVYVMIGLVIIGVIVSGLLNIVQITLVEIIQQRIFAKTAFEYTYRLPRIKPEAMDGHYPPELMNRFFDVLTLQKGMSKLLIDLPTAVMQILFGIILLSFYHPVFLGFGLFTLIVIYLVTRLFGPEGLRTSIKESSDKYKVVAWLEQYALKVSEQRAAARDGLQEPGADSDKSMSPIDQIDKKLVSYITDRNDHFSILKRFYYTSVGFSTLITGGLLIIGTTLVVGRQLALGQFVASELVIVLIAAAVNKLISSIDTVFDMLTGVEKIAAVTDLPIDTEDTDDVIHA, from the coding sequence ATGGCAGAAAGTACCCACCTACAGCCACCTCCGACGCCCGTTCAGCGCCTGATACGACTGTTAGGCACTGAACAAAAGGACATTGGCTATATTCTTTTGTTTGCAACCATCACCGGTCTGATCAGTCTCACGCTTCCTTTAGGTGTGCAGGCCGTTTTTAACTTAGTTTCCAGCGGACTGCTATTCAGTTCGGTCTACGTAATGATTGGCCTGGTAATCATTGGAGTTATTGTCTCCGGGCTACTCAATATTGTCCAAATTACACTGGTCGAAATTATTCAGCAACGAATCTTTGCCAAGACGGCGTTCGAATACACGTATCGGCTGCCCCGTATCAAACCCGAAGCGATGGATGGTCATTACCCGCCTGAACTGATGAACCGCTTTTTCGACGTCTTGACGCTTCAGAAAGGTATGTCGAAGCTTCTGATTGACCTACCGACGGCAGTTATGCAGATTCTGTTTGGTATCATTTTGTTGTCGTTCTACCACCCGGTTTTTCTGGGGTTTGGCCTGTTTACACTCATTGTAATTTATTTGGTTACCCGCCTGTTTGGCCCGGAAGGGCTGCGAACCAGCATCAAGGAATCGAGCGACAAGTACAAAGTGGTGGCCTGGCTGGAGCAATATGCCCTGAAAGTATCGGAACAACGGGCAGCTGCCCGGGATGGATTGCAGGAGCCGGGTGCTGATTCCGATAAGAGTATGAGCCCAATCGATCAGATCGACAAAAAATTGGTCAGCTACATCACCGACCGGAATGACCACTTCAGTATTCTGAAGCGATTTTATTACACCTCCGTTGGTTTCAGTACGCTGATTACCGGAGGATTACTGATCATTGGCACGACATTGGTTGTTGGACGGCAATTGGCACTGGGACAGTTCGTGGCCTCAGAGCTGGTTATTGTCCTGATTGCTGCCGCCGTTAACAAGCTCATTTCCAGCATCGACACAGTGTTTGACATGCTGACCGGCGTGGAAAAAATTGCCGCCGTAACTGACCTACCGATCGACACCGAAGATACCGACGACGTAATTCATGCTTAA
- a CDS encoding HlyD family secretion protein — translation MLNLSNQRIDERMFEEYPLKTLQELPQPRSKRRLGRWMIFFLILGLIVLLLPWRQNITGTGSITALTPQDRPQTLQNAIAGRIERWSVREGQYVQKGDTLLVISEIKDEYFDPNLPQRLNEQLAAKQGSRLANEAKVEALDGQISALGSGVKVDLATARNKVRQNRLQVGIDSADLIAIRRNYQIAVARLERYEKGFQDGLFSLTDLETRRINLQQDYAKVVMQENELNVARQSLANAELNLQLIQAKYQQDIAKAMSDRSSAISSQASAENEIAQMKNKISNVDVRRGYYVIRAPQSGYVVRALKTGIGETIKEGESIATLQPANPNLAVELYVRAMDVPLIQRGRLVRLQFDGWPAIQFSGWPAVAVGTFAGRVVVIDAVSSENGKYRLLVKPDVMPGDQPWPEQLRVGSGVAGWVMLDDVPIWYEIWRQLNGFPPSLRSEPEKTEKL, via the coding sequence ATGCTTAACTTATCAAACCAACGTATTGATGAGCGGATGTTCGAAGAGTATCCGCTCAAAACCTTACAGGAACTCCCACAGCCCCGTAGTAAACGTCGACTGGGTCGATGGATGATTTTTTTTCTGATTCTTGGCCTGATTGTTTTACTCTTGCCCTGGCGACAAAACATCACGGGAACAGGTAGCATAACGGCGCTAACCCCCCAGGATCGACCCCAAACGCTCCAGAACGCTATAGCTGGCCGGATTGAACGCTGGTCGGTTCGGGAAGGACAGTATGTGCAGAAGGGCGATACCCTGCTCGTTATCTCCGAGATCAAGGACGAATATTTCGATCCGAATCTCCCTCAGCGACTCAACGAGCAGCTGGCTGCGAAGCAGGGGTCCCGGTTGGCCAACGAGGCAAAGGTTGAGGCCTTGGACGGTCAAATCTCTGCCCTGGGTTCCGGTGTCAAGGTCGATCTCGCTACCGCCCGGAACAAGGTGCGTCAGAATCGGCTGCAGGTTGGCATCGACAGTGCCGATCTGATTGCTATCCGCCGGAACTACCAGATTGCAGTTGCGCGGCTGGAGCGTTACGAGAAAGGCTTTCAGGATGGGCTGTTCTCCCTCACGGATCTGGAAACTCGTCGGATTAACCTGCAGCAAGATTATGCGAAAGTAGTCATGCAGGAAAACGAGCTGAACGTAGCCCGGCAGTCGCTGGCAAATGCTGAACTGAATTTGCAGCTCATTCAGGCAAAGTACCAGCAGGATATTGCCAAAGCGATGTCCGACCGGAGCTCAGCCATTTCGAGCCAGGCCAGCGCGGAGAACGAAATTGCTCAGATGAAGAACAAGATCAGCAATGTCGACGTCCGGCGGGGGTATTACGTTATCCGGGCTCCGCAGAGCGGCTATGTCGTTCGGGCGTTGAAAACCGGGATTGGCGAAACCATTAAGGAAGGCGAGTCGATCGCCACGCTCCAGCCAGCCAATCCAAACCTGGCGGTTGAACTCTACGTGCGGGCGATGGACGTGCCCCTAATTCAGCGTGGTCGACTCGTTCGACTTCAATTTGATGGCTGGCCCGCGATCCAGTTTTCGGGATGGCCGGCCGTGGCAGTCGGTACGTTTGCGGGCCGGGTTGTCGTTATCGATGCCGTCAGCAGCGAGAATGGCAAGTACCGGTTACTGGTAAAACCGGATGTCATGCCGGGCGATCAGCCCTGGCCCGAGCAGTTGCGGGTTGGCTCTGGCGTGGCAGGCTGGGTTATGCTCGACGATGTACCCATCTGGTACGAAATCTGGCGGCAGCTCAATGGCTTCCCCCCAAGTTTGCGCAGTGAACCTGAGAAAACGGAGAAGCTATGA
- a CDS encoding TolC family protein — MRISVSLLWVWGMLLWAGSALAQRIPPVPAIAPRPLPIYADSLSRDAINRTGTSRGVMSSTVVSPGSPLDSASIFSADEFYQAVLEHNPIVRQAALLPAEAQAEVQQARGAFDPKLYSDYHRKNFGNTLYYDKWESGLKVPVWPGGLDVKLGYDRNRGEYLNPENVVPPTGLVALGVSVPLTQGLLIDSRRNTLRQAQLAINLADADRLKLINKTIYDAAKSYWDWYLAYQQFRWTDQGLQLAQTRFQAVRRRALIGDAAPIDTTEALITVQDRRVQIQDAAVNLQNARLSLTAFLWSSRDGAIPQPIDLPLTVIPQTAPPNLTNQVQLDELITRASQQHPELIKLATKQQQLTIEERYRRALLLPKVAFEASLLSRGPLSEANYDGANYYSFQPSNHKIGVDFAFPLFLRTERGKLRQVQLKNQQTGLERQQTGRDIVNEVQRAWNELATLEQQIATQQQTAANQQVLVRAEAEKFSLGESSLFLLNSRESKLIDYQVKLEELRAKHQKALANLWYAAGANVGTR; from the coding sequence ATGAGGATAAGCGTTTCATTACTCTGGGTCTGGGGCATGCTGCTGTGGGCTGGATCGGCATTGGCGCAACGTATCCCCCCGGTTCCTGCTATTGCTCCGAGACCCTTGCCAATCTACGCTGATAGTCTGTCCAGAGATGCTATTAACCGTACAGGAACATCGCGGGGGGTAATGTCGTCGACCGTAGTAAGTCCGGGCAGCCCGCTCGACTCGGCATCAATTTTCTCAGCCGACGAGTTTTACCAGGCCGTCCTGGAGCACAATCCGATTGTCCGGCAGGCAGCCTTGCTTCCCGCCGAAGCGCAGGCCGAAGTGCAACAGGCGCGGGGCGCGTTCGACCCGAAACTCTATTCGGACTACCACCGGAAGAACTTCGGCAATACGTTGTATTACGATAAATGGGAGTCGGGGCTGAAAGTGCCCGTATGGCCCGGCGGGCTCGACGTTAAGCTGGGTTACGACCGAAACCGGGGCGAGTACCTTAACCCTGAGAACGTCGTGCCCCCAACGGGGCTTGTTGCCTTGGGCGTCAGCGTTCCTCTTACGCAGGGGCTGCTGATCGATTCCCGGCGTAATACGTTACGTCAGGCGCAGCTGGCGATTAATCTGGCCGATGCCGATCGGCTGAAGCTGATCAACAAAACGATTTATGATGCAGCCAAATCGTACTGGGACTGGTACCTGGCATATCAGCAATTTCGATGGACCGATCAGGGATTACAGCTGGCTCAAACCCGTTTTCAGGCGGTTAGACGCCGGGCGTTGATTGGCGATGCCGCTCCGATTGATACGACAGAAGCGTTGATTACGGTTCAGGACCGCCGGGTCCAAATTCAGGACGCAGCCGTTAACTTACAGAATGCCCGGCTTAGTCTGACGGCTTTCCTGTGGAGCAGCCGGGATGGTGCGATACCCCAGCCGATCGATCTGCCCCTGACGGTTATTCCGCAGACGGCTCCGCCCAACCTGACCAATCAGGTTCAGCTGGACGAACTGATTACCCGGGCGTCGCAACAACATCCGGAACTGATAAAATTGGCGACCAAACAGCAACAGTTGACAATTGAGGAACGCTATCGGCGCGCTTTGCTGCTTCCAAAAGTTGCCTTCGAAGCTAGTTTATTGAGTCGTGGCCCTCTTTCGGAAGCGAATTACGACGGGGCTAACTATTACAGTTTCCAGCCTAGCAACCACAAGATTGGCGTCGACTTCGCTTTTCCGCTGTTTCTGCGTACCGAACGGGGCAAGCTCCGGCAGGTACAGCTCAAAAACCAGCAGACAGGTCTGGAGCGGCAGCAAACCGGCCGGGACATTGTGAATGAGGTACAACGTGCCTGGAACGAACTGGCAACGCTGGAGCAGCAGATTGCCACCCAACAGCAAACGGCAGCCAATCAGCAGGTGCTCGTTCGCGCCGAAGCCGAAAAGTTTTCGCTGGGCGAAAGTTCGTTATTCCTACTGAACAGTCGGGAGTCCAAGTTAATTGATTATCAGGTCAAGCTGGAAGAGTTACGTGCCAAGCACCAGAAAGCGCTGGCAAACCTGTGGTACGCAGCCGGTGCCAACGTAGGTACGCGGTAA
- a CDS encoding sugar O-acetyltransferase yields MTEKDKMLAGELYIALDPQLTEERTQARLLIQELNNGREDQPEQRAQLLKKLIPKAGSGLWLQPPFYCDYGYNIITGENVFFNFNCVVLDVTTVTIGDRTLFGPNVQVYTATHPIDHQVRASGVEYAKPIIIGSDVWVGGSAVICPGVSIGDRTIIGAGSVVTRDIPADVFAAGNPCRVVRHLFEDDKE; encoded by the coding sequence ATGACGGAGAAAGACAAAATGCTGGCGGGTGAGCTCTACATCGCCCTCGATCCACAATTAACCGAAGAACGCACCCAGGCCCGGCTACTGATTCAGGAATTAAACAACGGCCGGGAAGATCAGCCGGAACAACGCGCCCAGCTGCTGAAAAAATTGATCCCGAAGGCAGGATCGGGATTGTGGTTGCAGCCCCCCTTCTACTGTGACTACGGCTATAATATCATCACCGGCGAGAACGTATTTTTCAATTTTAACTGCGTCGTGCTGGACGTAACGACCGTCACCATCGGCGACCGGACGCTGTTCGGACCGAATGTACAGGTCTACACGGCTACCCATCCCATCGACCATCAGGTCCGGGCATCGGGAGTCGAATATGCTAAACCGATTATCATCGGCAGCGATGTCTGGGTGGGCGGTAGTGCCGTTATCTGTCCAGGCGTCAGCATCGGTGATCGGACCATCATTGGCGCAGGCAGCGTCGTTACCCGCGACATTCCGGCCGACGTATTTGCCGCCGGAAACCCCTGCCGAGTTGTTCGGCACCTTTTCGAAGACGATAAAGAATAA
- a CDS encoding sulfatase — translation MRSTPKRLFQLIAISSVLGSIGFVGSGWIEKPAPAPTTPNVVLFFMDDMGYGDLSSTGALDYTTPNLDRMAAEGTRFTNFLAAQAVCSASRAALMTGCYPNRLGISGAFGPNSPVGLNPNEETLAELLKAKGYATGIFGKWHLGDQKPFLPLQQGFDEYYGVPYSHDMWPLHPTGTYPPLKWIEGNEQKQEIKNLDDASQITSTVTEKAVSFIKRHKKSPFFLYVPHPLPHVPLAVSPKFKGKTQRGIFGDVLTELDWSVGQIMNELKQQGLDKNTLVIFISDNGPWLNYGDHAGSTGGFREGKGTSFEGGHRVPCLVRWPGVVPAGRVSNKLLTTMDVLPTVAKICGAQLPKNRIDGVDWVSLLKGDDSVTPRDHFYYYYRKNSLEAVRQGNWKLVFTHPGRTYEGFLPGQNGKPGPLTETHEFPQALYDLRRDPGERYNVLTQHPEIVAKLEKLGEAARADLGDDIQQRSGTNVREPGRISK, via the coding sequence ATGCGTAGTACCCCCAAACGGTTATTCCAGTTGATTGCCATCAGCAGCGTATTAGGTAGTATTGGCTTCGTAGGCAGCGGCTGGATTGAAAAACCAGCCCCCGCGCCGACAACACCGAACGTCGTGCTGTTCTTTATGGACGACATGGGTTATGGCGACCTGTCGAGTACCGGAGCGCTGGATTACACAACGCCCAACCTGGACCGCATGGCTGCCGAAGGGACCCGCTTTACCAACTTCCTGGCGGCTCAGGCCGTTTGTAGTGCGTCGCGGGCCGCGCTGATGACGGGCTGCTATCCCAACCGGCTGGGCATTTCGGGGGCCTTTGGACCTAACTCACCTGTTGGGCTGAACCCGAATGAAGAAACGCTGGCCGAATTGCTGAAGGCAAAGGGGTATGCTACCGGTATTTTCGGCAAATGGCATCTTGGCGATCAGAAGCCGTTTCTTCCCCTGCAACAGGGTTTCGACGAATACTACGGCGTTCCCTACTCACACGACATGTGGCCGCTGCATCCTACGGGAACGTATCCACCGCTGAAATGGATTGAAGGAAACGAGCAAAAACAGGAAATTAAGAACCTGGACGATGCCAGCCAGATCACATCAACCGTTACCGAAAAAGCCGTTTCGTTTATCAAGCGTCATAAAAAGTCGCCGTTTTTTCTGTACGTGCCGCATCCATTGCCCCACGTCCCCCTGGCGGTTTCGCCTAAGTTTAAAGGGAAAACGCAGCGGGGAATTTTCGGCGACGTACTGACCGAACTTGACTGGTCGGTGGGGCAGATTATGAATGAACTGAAACAGCAGGGGCTGGATAAAAACACGCTGGTCATCTTCATCAGCGACAACGGCCCCTGGCTGAATTACGGCGACCATGCCGGCTCGACGGGTGGCTTCCGGGAGGGGAAAGGTACCTCATTTGAGGGGGGGCACCGGGTGCCGTGTCTGGTGCGCTGGCCGGGCGTTGTGCCGGCTGGCCGGGTGAGCAACAAGCTTCTAACGACAATGGACGTACTGCCAACAGTAGCCAAAATTTGCGGTGCCCAACTGCCGAAAAACCGGATCGACGGTGTGGACTGGGTATCATTACTGAAAGGCGATGACTCCGTAACGCCCCGTGATCATTTTTACTATTACTACCGGAAAAATAGCCTGGAAGCCGTTCGGCAGGGCAACTGGAAACTGGTGTTTACGCACCCTGGCCGGACGTACGAAGGATTTCTACCCGGTCAGAACGGAAAACCCGGTCCGCTCACTGAAACCCACGAATTCCCTCAGGCACTTTACGACCTTCGGCGCGACCCAGGTGAGCGGTATAACGTGCTGACGCAGCATCCGGAAATTGTGGCCAAACTGGAAAAGCTGGGTGAAGCTGCCCGCGCTGATTTGGGAGATGATATTCAGCAACGAAGCGGCACTAACGTACGGGAGCCAGGTCGGATTAGTAAATGA